A section of the Trichomycterus rosablanca isolate fTriRos1 chromosome 6, fTriRos1.hap1, whole genome shotgun sequence genome encodes:
- the LOC134317087 gene encoding gamma-crystallin M3-like, translated as MGKIIFYEDRNFQGHSYETNSDCPELTTYLSRCKSCRVEGGCFMVYERASFMGNQCFLRRGDYADYQCMGMIESIQSCRSIPQHSGTFRIRIYEKENFSGQMYELMDDCNSFMDCYRISDILSCNVMDGHWLMYEQPHYRGRMIYLRPEEYRAVRDMGMSSMMRFSSIRRITDSCN; from the exons ATGGGCAAG ATCATCTTTTATGAGGACAGAAACTTTCAGGGTCATTCCTATGAGACCAACAGTGACTGCCCTGAGCTAACCACCTACCTAAGTCGCTGCAAATCCTGCAGGGTGGAGGGCGGCTGCTTTATGGTGTATGAGCGGGCCAGCTTTATGGGAAACCAATGCTTCCTAAGAAGGGGCGATTATGCTGATTACCAATGCATGGGTATGATCGAGTCCATCCAGTCCTGTCGTAGCATCCCTCAG CACAGTGGAACCTTCAGGATCAGGATCTATGAGAAAGAGAACTTCAGCGGTCAGATGTATGAGCTTATGGATGACTGCAACTCCTTTATGGATTGTTACCGCATCTCTGATATCCTGTCCTGCAATGTGATGGACGGCCACTGGCTGATGTATGAGCAGCCCCACTACAGGGGCAGGATGATCTACCTGAGGCCTGAAGAATACAGGGCCGTAAGGGATATGGGAATGAGCTCCATGATGCGTTTTAGCTCCATCAGACGCATTACAGACTCCTGCAATTAA
- the LOC134317088 gene encoding gamma-crystallin M2-like — protein MDRLGKIIFYEDRNFQGRYYECSSDCAELSSHFSRCNSIRVESGAWVLYERPNYMGSQYVLSRGEYPEYQRWMGYNDTVRSCRLIRHTSGQHRIRLYERPEFLGQMMELGDDSPSLLDRLRFHEVNSCKVLDGVWVFFEQPNYRGRQYLMERGEYRRFSEWGAMHPTVGSVRRVQDY, from the exons ATGGACCGTTTGggaaag ATCATCTTTTATGAGGACAGGAACTTTCAGGGCCGCTACTATGAGTGCAGCAGCGACTGCGCTGAGCTAAGCTCCCACTTCAGCCGCTGCAATTCTATCCGGGTGGAGAGTGGAGCCTGGGTGCTCTATGAGAGACCCAACTACATGGGCTCACAATATGTGCTTAGCAGAGGAGAGTACCCAGAGTACCAGCGCTGGATGGGCTACAATGACACTGTGCGCTCCTGTCGTCTCATTCGCCAT ACATCTGGACAGCACCGGATTCGTCTCTACGAGAGGCCTGAGTTCCTTGGTCAAATGATGGAGCTGGGCGACGACAGCCCCTCGCTGCTTGACAGGCTTCGTTTCCATGAAGTTAACTCCTGCAAGGTGTTGGATGGTGTCTGGGTCTTTTTTGAACAGCCCAACTACAGAGGGCGCCAGTACCTGATGGAGAGGGGAGAGTACCGCCGCTTCAGTGAATGGGGCGCCATGCACCCCACAGTGGGTTCAGTCCGTCGTGTGCAGGACTATTGA
- the LOC134317082 gene encoding ankyrin repeat domain-containing protein SOWAHC-like, with amino-acid sequence MAIECTQDAVLRFLTERGGRVRNTDLIEHFKAVMPTDPVRKSAAREAFKSYVDSVAVVKVENGEKYVCLRKRCRGSPAQPGEQGATKHHVVPVKLCDHVDNKVPTGRCGNKDAKQEIPPASGCDTDVCQIASQTVVDGSTTSIGYKYKGCRNEDAKEKIPTSSGSRLHPTSSRITLDESPLSKSKLCENKYAKQEIPPASDDNINCVKGVQILVTNSETTLDGLNQILPSFGSDSGLDGKEMGNQHTRRKSKPSLGSDDTLQISNPLGIPEMTLTEASPIPATARTAFDLSCLPTNIQALSEGVPDQTCSRLGKLQGESNLKSHEEETKSGKGSPRLRDEERPDTASNSPKGSRKNFLEHMMSSSPQVRRSMVLKHSVRIRESTVKTDGVSDSVNSSNVEDESAPVTLDPVEHEWMMCACDGEWDSLHRLLESEPSLVTKKDFVTGFTCLHWAAKLGKHELLALLVNFARQRGILLNVNARSSAGYTPLHLAAMHNNIEVIKMLVGACDADVEVRDYNGKKAGQYLRSDVAQDVLDIAGAEASGSTENSEPVLEDDTSRWKLPRVLQANLKLLNRSASEDDAHDGLGFLREKPLRRKSSLNKLKPRLSKRGVGPPIVHSTSLFERLEGATSQAHGSFKTRPKSNLFG; translated from the coding sequence ATGGCGATCGAATGCACCCAGGACGCGGTTTTACGGTTCCTAACGGAACGAGGGGGGAGAGTGAGGAATACAGATTTAATAGAACACTTTAAAGCTGTTATGCCTACAGATCCCGTGAGGAAATCTGCTGCCAGAGAGGCTTTCAAGAGCTACGTGGATAGTGTAGCAGTAGTGAAGGTGGAAAATGGAGAGAAATACGTCTGTTTGAGAAAAAGATGCAGAGGATCACCAGCACAGCCGGGGGAACAGGGTGCTACTAAGCATCATGTCGTGCCTGTCAAACTGTGCGACCACGTGGACAACAAGGTTCCTACAGGAAGGTGTGGAAACAAAGATGCAAAACAAGAAATACCACCTGCTTCAGGTTGTGACACAGATGTCTGTCAGATTGCTTCACAGACTGTTGTGGATGGGTCAACAACTTCAATCGGGTATAAATATAAGGGTTGTAGAAATGAAGACGCCAAAGAAAAAATACCTACTTCCTCAGGTAGCAGACTCCACCCGACTTCTTCGCGAATCACTTTGGATGAATCACCGCTTTCCAAATCTAAGCTCTGTGAaaacaaatatgcaaaacaaGAAATACCGCCTGCCTCAGATGACAACATTAATTGTGTCAAAGGAGTGCAAATACTTGTGACTAATTCTGAAACCACTTTAGATGGATTAAACCAGATTTTACCATCCTTCGGGTCAGATTCTGGGCTTGACGGAAAGGAAATGGGTAACCAGCACACTAGGAGGAAAAGTAAACCTTCTCTGGGATCAGATGACACTTTGCAAATCAGTAATCCATTAGGAATACCAGAAATGACTCTGACAGAGGCGTCTCCCATACCAGCAACTGCCAGAACTGCATTTGATCTCTCATGTTTACCGACAAATATTCAAGCTCTGAGCGAGGGTGTCCCTGATCAGACTTGTTCCAGACTTGGCAAATTACAGGGTGAGTCTAATTTGAAATCGCATGAGGAGGAGACAAAATCAGGAAAAGGATCACCCCGTCTGAGAGATGAGGAACGTCCGGATACTGCGAGCAACAGTCCGAAAGGAAGTCGTAAGAATTTTCTTGAGCACATGATGAGCAGTTCTCCACAGGTCCGGCGCAGCATGGTACTAAAACATTCGGTCAGAATTAGGGAATCTACTGTAAAGACTGATGGCGTGTCAGACTCGGTCAACTCTTCAAATGTGGAGGATGAGAGCGCCCCTGTTACTCTGGATCCTGTGGAGCATGAGTGGATGATGTGTGCCTGTGATGGGGAATGGGACAGCCTACATCGACTGCTCGAAAGTGAACCCAGCCTGGTCACCAAAaaggactttgtgacaggctttacATGCTTGCACTGGGCTGCTAAACTGGGTAAGCATGAGCTGCTTGCCTTGCTTGTGAACTTTGCACGACAACGAGGCATTCTGCTCAATGTGAACGCACGTTCAAGTGCTGGATACACGCCCTTGCACTTAGCCGCCATGCACAACAACATCGAGGTTATCAAGATGCTGGTGGGTGCGTGTGATGCAGATGTTGAGGTACGAGATTACAATGGCAAAAAAGCAGGCCAGTATTTGCGAAGTGATGTCGCACAGGATGTCCTTGATATAGCAGGTGCAGAGGCTAGTGGCAGCACTGAAAATTCAGAACCTGTGCTAGAAGATGATACATCTCGGTGGAAGCTGCCAAGAGTTCTCCAAGCCAATCTGAAACTGCTAAATCGCAGTGCAAGTGAAGATGATGCTCATGATGGCTTGGGGTTTTTAAGAGAGAAGCCTCTCCGCCGGAAATCATCTCTCAACAAGTTGAAACCCAGGCTAAGCAAAAGGGGTGTGGGGCCACCAATAGTTCACAGCACTTCTCTATTCGAGCGGCTTGAGGGAGCCACCAGTCAAGCCCATGGTTCCTTTAAAACCAGACCTAAGTCAAACCTGTTTGGATAA
- the septin10 gene encoding septin 10 encodes MASSDVARQGEGNAHPLSLSGHVGFDSLPDQLVNKSTSQGFCFNILCIGETGIGKSTLMDTLFNTNFENFESSHFEPRVKLRAQTYDLQESNVRLKLTIVNTVGFGDQMNKQDSYQHVVDYIDTQFESYLQEELKIKRSLHNYHDSRIHACLYFIAPSGHSLKSLDLVTMKKLDSKVNIIPVIAKADTISKSELHKFKIKIMSELVSNGVQIYQFPTDDETVSKINSAMNGHLPFAVVGSTEEVKIGNKMVKARQYPWGVVQVENENHCDFVKLREMLICVNMEDLREQTHTRHYELYRRCKLEEMGFKDTDADSKPVSLQETYEAKRQEFLLELQRREEEMRQMFVQRVKEKETELKEAERELQGKFEQLKRLHAEEKSKLDDKRKTLEDEMNSFGKKKAAAELLQGQSFTSNSNIKKDKDRKNSGFM; translated from the exons ATGGCTTCGTCTGATGTTGCTCGGCAGGGG GAAGGAAATGCCCATCCGTTATCCCTGTCTGGTCATGTAGGCTTTGACAGCTTACCAGACCAGCTGGTAAATAAATCCACCAGTCAAGGCTTCTGCTTCAACATCCTGTGCATAG GTGAAACGGGTATTGGTAAGTCCACTTTAATGGACACACTGTTCAACACCAACTTCGAGAACTTTGAGTCGTCACACTTCGAGCCACGTGTAAAACTCCGTGCCCAGACGTACGACCTACAGGAGAGCAATGTGCGCCTCAAACTCACCATAGTCAACACTGTGGGCTTTGGAGACCAGATGAACAAACAAGATAG CTACCAACATGTGGTGGATTACATTGACACCCAGTTTGAGTCCTACCTGCAGGAAGAGCTGAAGATCAAGCGCTCTCTGCATAACTACCACGACTCACGCATTCACGCCTGCCTGTATTTCATTGCTCCCTCTGGTCACTCGCTGAAATCCCTAGACCTCGTCACCATGAAGAAACTAGACAGCAAG GTAAATATAATTCCGGTCATCGCCAAAGCGGACACCATCTCTAAAAGTGAGCTGCACAAGTTTAAGATTAAAATCATGAGTGAGCTTGTCAGTAATGGGGTGCAGATCTATCAGTTCCCCACCGATGATGAGACTGTCTCCAAGATTAACAGCGCCATGAAT GGTCATCTCCCATTTGCAGTGGTGGGGAGCACAGAGGAGGTGAAGATTGGAAATAAGATGGTAAAAGCACGCCAGTACCCCTGGGGTGTGGTACAAG TGGAAAACGAAAACCACTGTGACTTTGTGAAGCTGCGCGAGATGCTGATTTGTGTGAACATGGAAGATCTAAGAGAGCAGACACACACTCGCCATTATGAGCTCTACAGACGCTGTAAACTGGAGGAGATGGGCTTTAAGGACACAGATGCTGATAGCAAGCCTGTCAG CCTGCAGGAGACGTACGAGGCGAAGCGTCAGGAGTTTTTGCTGGAGTTGCAGAGGAGAGAGGAAGAGATGAGGCAAATGTTTGTGCAGCGTGTCAAAGAGAAAGAGACAGAACTAAAGGAGGCTGAGAGAGAG CTGCAGGGCAAGTTTGAGCAGCTGAAACGTTTGCATGCAGAGGAGAAGAGCAAGTTAGATGATAAGAGGAAGACTCTGGAGGATGAGATGAATTCTTTCGGTAAGAAGAAGGCAGCGGCTGAGCTCCTGCAGGGCCAGTCGTTCACCTCCAACTCAAACATCAAGAAGGACAAGGACCGTAAGAA CTCTGGGTTCATGTAG